Sequence from the Piscinibacter sp. HJYY11 genome:
GCTGCTGCTGGCCGCGCTGCCCGAGGTCTTGCGCTACGTTGCCCACCCGCTGCAAAGCATGACCGACGGCCGCCTCGATGCCGCCATCCTGCGCCAGCTGCTGATCGCGCTTGCGATGATCGCGATCATGCTGTCGCGGCCGCGTGGGCTGTGGCCGGTGCCCGAGCACGGGCGAATGCGGCCCGGCTCGCCTGACCAGGACCCGGCACCGAAGGGGACCCTGTCATGAGCAGCACGACCAACGCAACCCCGGTGCTCGAAGTCGCCAACGTCTCCAAGCGATTTGGCGGCCTGCAGGCCCTGAGCGACGTGGGCATCCGCATCGAGCCGGGCCAGGTCTACGGCCTGATCGGCCCCAACGGTGCGGGCAAGACCACCTTCTTCAACGTGATCACCGGCCTCTACACGCCGGATTCCGGCAGCTTCAAGCTGGGCGGCCAGCCGTACAAGCCGACCGCCGTGCATGAAGTGGCCAAGGCTGGCATCGCCCGTACCTTCCAGAACATCCGCCTCTTCGCCGACATGACGGCGCTCGAGAACGTGATGGTGGGCCGCCACGTGCGCACCGCGTCAGGCCTGATCGGTGCGGTGTTCCGCACCGGCGGCTTCAAGGCTGAAGAGCACGCCATCGCCACACGCGCGCAGGAGCTGCTCGACTACGTGGGCATCGGCAAGTACGCCGAGTTCAAGGCGCGCACGTTGAGCTACGGCGACCAGCGCCGCCTGGAGATCGCCCGCGCGCTTGCCACCGACCCCAAGCTGATCGCGCTCGACGAGCCCGCCGCCGGCATGAACGCCACCGAGAAGGTGGTGCTGCGCGAGCTGATCGACCGCATCCGCAAGGATGGCCGCACCATCCTGCTGATCGAGCACGACGTGAAGCTGGTGATGGGCCTGTGCGACCGCGTGACCGTGCTCGACTACGGCAAGCAGATCGCCGAGGGCTCGCCCGCCGACGTCCAGAGAAACGAAAAGGTGATCGAGGCCTACCTCGGTCAGGCGGCATGACCATCTTTTGAATGGAAGCAAGGAGAACCAGTGGCGACCGACAGTCTTTTGAAGGTCAGCAACCTGAAGGTTGCTTATGGGGGCATTGAGGCAGTGAAGACAGTCTCGTTCGATGTGCACGCGGGAGAGCTTGTTTGCTTGATCGGTTCAAACGGCGCCGGCAAGTCGACCACGCTCAAAGCATTGACCGGCCTACAACCTGCTCTTCAAGGCGACATCGAATTTCTTGGGCAAAGCACAAGGGGCCAAGCTTCTTGGGACTTGGCGCGAAAAGGCCTGGTCATGGTGCCCGAAGGCCGCGGGACCTTCACTCGCATGACCGTAAGCGAGAACCTCATGATGGGCGCATTTACCAGGGACGATGTCGCAGGCATCAAAGCAGACATCGAAAAGGTCTATGGCCTCTTCCCGAAGCTAGCTGCCCGGCGGGATCAGCTAGCCGGGACCATGAGCGGCGGTGAACAGCAAATGCTCGCGATGGGTCGCGCACTGATGGCACAACCGCGACTGCTTCTGCTGGACGAGCCTTCTATGGGCTTGTCGCCCGTGATGGTTGACATGATCTTTCACTTGATCGAACGCGTTCACCGTGACGGCGTGACGGTGCTGCTCGTGGAACAGAACGCGGGCCGCGCACTCGAGATGGCGGATCGCGGCTATGTGATGGAGTCAGGCGAGATCACGTTACAAGGGTCCGCAAAGACGCTTGCGTCGGATGAGCGTGTTAGAGCCGCGTATTTGGGGTGTTAGGGATAGGCAGGGCAGGTATCAATCGCGATCGGTGAGTGGCGCAAGCCTGCGCGCCATGTTGTGACTTCACCGGCTTCTTTTATTGCATCAGGAGAGAGTTCATGAATCGTTGTGTAAGCAAGATTGCAATCGGGGCAGCCACGCTTTGCTCCGGAGTGGTCGGAGCTCAAGAGATTGTCAAGATTGGCCACGTCGCCCCAACGAGTGGCGCAATTGCCCATCTGGGCAAGGACAACGAATACGGGGCCCGTATGGCGATTGAAGAGCTCAACGCCAAAGGGATAAGCATTGGCGGCAAGGCAGTCAAGTTCGAGCTCATGGCCGAAGACGATGCCGGAGATCCCAAACAGGGTACCGCAGCGGCGCAGAAGCTCGTCGACTCCAAGGTAAGTGGTGTCGTGGGGCACCTCAATTCGGGCACCTCTATTCCGGCTTCGAAGGTGTACAGCGACGCCGGCATTCCGCAGATCTCACCTTCCGCAACCAACCCAAAGTACACGCGCCAGGGGTTTAAGACGACTTTCCGCGTTGTGGCTGATGACGTGCATCTCGGCGGAACGCTTGGTCGCTATGCGGTAAAGGATCTAAACGGGAAGTCGATCGCTGTAATCGACGACCGAACTGCCTATGGCCAGGGCGTGGCGGAGGAGTTCGAGAAGGCCGTCGTTGCTGCGGGAGGCAAGATTTCCGCGCGCCAATTCACTACGGACAAGGCCACCGACTTCTCGGCCATCCTCACCGCCATCCGCTCCTCCAAGCCGGATGTCGTGTTCTATGGCGGCATGGACGCCGTCGCGGGTCCGATGATTCGTCAAGCAAAGCAACTTGGTATCAAGGCCAAGTTTGTCGGCGGTGATGGAATTTGCTCGGGGGAGCTGCCGAAGCTGGCAGGCGGTGCTATGGCCGATGGCCAGGTGGTGTGCGCAGAGGCGGGCGGTGTGGAAGGTCAGCAAAAACAAGGCCTGGAGGCATTCAAGGCGCGCTTCAAAGCGAAGTTCAATACCGATGTGCAGGTCTATGCGCCTTATGTGTACGACTCAATCAACGTGATGGTCGCGGCCATGGTGAAGGCCGGCTCCAGCGACCCTGCTAAGTACCTTCCTGAGCTGGCCAAGACCAGCGATTTCAAGGGTGTGACGGGGACGATTTCTTTTGACGCCAAGGGCGACGTCAAGAACGGTGCGTTGACGCTCTACACCTACAAAGGCGGAAAGCGTGAAGCTATCGCAGTGGTGCGCTAAACGGCGGCCCTCCCAACTTTCGAACATCTGAATCATGGAAAACAAGCTCCTTTTGGTATGTGTGGTGAGTGGCCTGGCGACTTTGTCTTCGGGCACGTTGGCGCAAAGTTCTGTCTCGGTCTACGGTCGTCTTAACGTGACGGTTGAGAGCCAGAAGAATGGCGCTAATGATGCGGTGTGGGTTGAACAAAACAACTCGTCTCGCATCGGTTTTAAAGGCACAGAAGACCTTGGCGGAGGGCTGCGTGCTGGCTTCCAGATTGAACATGGCTTTTCCCCGGACACCGGGGTTGCCGCTGGCACTTTCTGGGGTCGCCAGAGTGAAGTTAACCTCGGCGGGAGCTTCGGCTTGCTGCGTGTGGGCAATTTCACAAGTGAGGCCTACTTCGCCACGGCTGACTACATCAGCAACCACAACCACGACACCGGCACCTCGGCCGATGCCCTCTACGCGTACCTGGGACGCAGCGGAAACAAGCTGGCCTACCGTCTGCCAAGCGTCGTGCAAAACCTGAGCATTGAAGGGTCGGTGTCACTCACCGAAGGTGCGGCGAACGCAAAACGTCACTATGACGTCGCAGTGAACCACACGCTGGGTGGCCTCCAGCTCGGGCTGGGATATGAGAGCGCAGGTAGCGTTGGCGCCACGCAATCTCAGATTGCGGTCCGCGGTGCATACACGGCGGGACCGGTGACAGTCGGCGCGTATGTCCAGCGTGACAAGAACTATCTAGCGGTTGGTAGCCGCAACAACGTTCGCGTTTCGGGGATGTACGTTCTGGGAAGCAACGAGTTCCATCTCAACTTCGGCATTGCCGGCGACACCGGGTCACTGGAAGACAGCGGCGCACGGCAGCTGACCGTCGGGTTCAACCACAACCTAAGCAAGCGAACGAAGGCTTACGCGTTCTATACCCGCAAAGACGACGATGGCGCCGGGCTGTACGGAGACTTCAAGTCGCTCGCCATCGGGTTGCGGCACAACTTCTAGCGCGCACTGTGGCCGGGTACGTTGTGGCACCCTGGGAGTCTAGGCACTAAGAGTGCATATCGATCATTGCGGCGTGAGGTCTTTGGAACTCGTTGGTGTGTTTCTCGACCTCGAACTCGTCACGCCTCTGAACTTGGCGAGACGAGTCCTTTGGGGCGCCTTTGGGCGCCCCACTTTTTTTGTTGCAGTGACTCCATCACTTTCTTCCAAGCATCGGAAACAAGCCCGATTCGAACCTTGGAGTCAGGAGGCGCATCCATCCACAAACTGCCCGTGATCGGGGAGCAGTTGCTCCATGCATTGCTCACCATCCAAGGCACCGTCAAGGACACGGAAAAAGCCGGCGAAAACCTACTGAAGCTGATTTTTTCTTGTATAGGCTCTGAGGTTTGCTGCGGTATGTCGATCGTTGCCGTCCGCCAATCCCGCGATTCAAGCTAGAGCGCTGATCGTCATTAGCGATCGCACGACAGGCAGAGATCTCGACTCAGTGTTGAGCGTTGGGACGCAAATCAAACCGGAATTTTGGATACGGCCTTGATTTCCCGGAGCGCGAGGCTTGACTGAATTGTTGCTAGGCCAGGTTGCTTGCGCAGCACCTCCTCCACGAAGCGCCCATAGCTTTCTAGGTCTGCAGCTAGCACTGTCAGTGCGAAGTCCGCCTCACCGGTGACCTTGTGGCAACTCAGAACCTCGGGCAAACGCTGAACCAGTTCTTCAAAGCGATCCGCTGCTTTGCCGGCATGGTCACTGAATCGAACTTGAGCAAATGCCAGGACACCAAAGCCGAGCTTGCGACGGTCGAGGTTCGCCTGATAGCCCTTGATGAAGCCTTGATCTTCTAGCCGCTTGCGCCTACGCCAGCACGGCGTGACTGTCATGGAGAGCCTTTCTCCGAGCGCAGCATTCGACAGCGTCGCGTCGTCTTGCAAGAGACGCAACAACTGACGATCGGCTTTGTCCAAATCGGTGACAGCTACTTCTTTGCTCATGTTCACGTTTCCTGAGGCATTCGTTTCAAGAATCTGCGCTTTAGTGCGAACAATAGCAAAGTAAGCGCTGCAGACCGAGGGCAAGATGGTGCACCTACCAACACACTCCTAATGTTCGAGATGTTGACTGTCTTCAGCACGAACCACCGCCTGCACCATGGGGTTGAACTCAAGGACGGGGCGATAAAGCTTTCCTTTGAAGAGCCTCTGCGTGCCGACACTGTTCTTGATCGAGTTCGAAGTGCCGGACTTGGTGATGTCACTGCGGAGCATGCGTACGAGCGATCCTGCTACGTTGCGGCGCATAGCGAGCGCTACGTTCGATTCCTTGAAACCGCGTGGGACCAGTGGTCCGCAACAGGTAGGTCGCATGACGCGCTTCCTTTGGTCTGGCCTGTCAATGGACTTCCATCTGATGAAGAGCCCGATCACATAGATGGAAAGCTCGGCTTTTTCGCAATGGACGCCGGCGCACCAATCGGCGTGCACACTTGGCATGCAGTTAGCAGTAGCGCCAACGTCGCACTTACCGGCATAGACGCAGTTCTTAACGGCGCGACGAGCGCGTTCGCGCTATGCCGCCCTCCTGGGCATCACGCCGCGCGTGAATACGCCGGCGGATATTGCTATCTGAATAACGCGGCAATCGCTGCAGAAAGATGCGTCAGCCGAGGCGCTCGCCGCGTCGCAATTCTGGATGTCGACTTCCATCACGGCAACGGTACGCAGGACATCTTCTACCAAAGAGCAGATGTTCTCTTTGCGTCAATCCACGGCGATCCCAAGGTCTCCTATCCGTTCTTTGCCGGCTCATCGGACGAGCTTGGATCCGGGCCTGGGTACGGCTTCACGGTCAACTACCCCATGCCTTGGGGGACCGACTGGAATCACTACCAAATTGCGCTGGACAGCGCGATTGATCGTATTGCCCGCCATCGGCCCGACGTGCTCATCGTTTCGTTGGGGGTCGACACTTTCAAAGACGATCCCATCAGCCATTTTCAGTTGACCACTGATGACTATCTCCTGATGGGAAAGCGCATCGCTCGTGCTCGCGTGCCCACCCTGTTCGTGATGGAGGGAGGCTACATGGTCGACGAGATAGGGCTGAACGCCGTCAACGTCCTTCTCGGCTTCGAGGCCGACGTTTGACTCCTAGCCTGAGGCGCATGCACCCACGAGGCATGCATGCAACTGAACGCACAAAATATGACCCGATTCATTGATGTTCCTACGATGTCACGCTTAGTCGAGGACACCGGCGTAGCCCAGTTCATTGGAAATCTTGCCGAGGCAATTCAGGAAGATTTCATTCGGTGGCACGACTTCGACAAATCCGCGCGGGTTGCGAATCACTCCGACATCGGAGTTATTGAACTGATGCCCGTCTCTGATGCCGAGCGCTACTCATTCAAGTACGTCAACGGACACCCAAGCAATACTGCGCGAGGGCTCTATACCGTTATGGCCTTCGGCGTACTGGCCGAGGTGGATACAGGCTTTCCAGTCCTATTGTCCGAACTGACGGTTGCTACGGCGCTGCGCACTTGTGCAACTTCCTTGATGGCGGCGCGTGTCTTGGCCAAGCCAGGTGCTCGTCGCATGGCGCTTATCGGCAATGGTGCTCAAAGTGAATTTCAGGCAGTGGCGTTTCACAGCCACCTCGGAATTCAGGAGATCGTCGCGTACGACGTGGATCAACACGCTACTGAGAAGCTGATCCGAAATCTGTCCGAGTTTCCATCGTTGAAGGTGACACGTGCGTCATGTACCGCTGAAGCGGTACGCGGCGCAGACATCGTCACCACCGTCACAGCTGACAAGACTTACGCCACCATTCTGACGCCCGACATGATCGAGCCAGGCATGCACATCAACGCCGTAGGCGGTGACTGCCCAGGAAAGACGGAGCTCCACGCCGATGTCCTTAGACAGGCTCGCGTCTTCGTCGAATACGAGCCACAAACTCGCGTTGAAGGTGATATCCAGCAATTGCCCGCTGATTTTCCAGTCGTTGACCTGTGGCGCGTTTTGGCCGGGACTGAGGGTGGGCGTCAGAACGCTGATCAGGTAACGATCTTCGATTCCGTAGGATTCGCGCTGGAGGACTACTCGACTCTTCGATACGTGCATTCCGAGGCCACTCGCCGCAACCTTGGTGTGGATGTTGAGCTTGTCCCATGGGCAGACGACCCCAAGGATCTCTTTCGGTACACGCGATTCGGCCGCTCCCGCGCGGCGCTCCGGAGAGCCGCATGAGAGCCGGCGTATCGGACAGCAAAAGTGTCTTCTACCTTGGCTGGCTTTGGGTGGACCCACGCCAGGAAAAGAGTAGTTGCATAGCTCTCTTCGCTTTGCACATTGGTCGCAGCCGCGAAGGCGGTGAAAGGCGGTCACTCGGCGAACAACTCCCGGGCGCTTTAGCTCACCGTTAGTTCGACCCGCTGCTGAAATGCCTCTCGGGCAAGTTGTGGAGGCGTCGAATCACTGCTTTTTGGGTATCGGCTACCTGCGCTGCGAGCGGCGATGCATTCGTACCGCCGATCCCTTCAGGAGAGGATGCGGCAATGACTGGGCCGGCTTTGAGGCAAAAGATGTTGGACATGTGCTCGAGGTTGCAGATATCACTCGAAGTGCCGGTGGTGTCTGAACTGGGCGCGCCTCTGGAAGTGACCGTAGCTCTGCGCAATTCAAGTGCAAGCCCGGTGTTGATCGATGATCCCTCGCATTCGTTTGTCGTTGCAGTGCATCTTGTTGACCAAGCGACGCTTGAAGACTACACCTTCAAATTGGGCAGCCTCAGTGCAATGCAGTTCCATGGGTCTGGCCAAGTTGCGCTGAAAGAGCCCGTGCCGCATAAGGTGGCAATCGCTGCAGAGAGCGGGATCAGAGTCACCGTTGATGCAACTCAGCGCCTCTTCCTGAAGCCCGGACATTACCAGGCATATGCAAGTTGCAGTCACATCGAGTCACATCGCGTGCACTTACAGGTTCTGCTAACGAGGCGTTCGGTCAATGTGCTTCTAGTGATTGCGCAGAACGTCAACAGCTCATACAGCCGGCGCGAATGGGCCATAGATCGATTGGCTCAAATCTATTCCAGTTTCGTTGAGGCGAGCTTGCCGGCGCCTGAGGCCGCCGCTGACGTACAGCACCAGCAAGAGGAAGCGAACAAGGCGGTTTTCGCGGAGTTCACCAAATGGTGGAGCGGACAATTGGCCATGCCTGACCTTGATGAGCGGCTTCGAATTTGCGCTAAGCCAGACAATGCGTTCTATCCGCTTCCCGCAGAGTCTCGTGTTTCCGCAGCTCCATGCGGCATTGCAAATCGAAATGAAAACGAAGCTTAATCGAATGCCTGTTCAACCTGGTCGGTAGCCCGTCGCCTGAGCAGCTGGAGAAGGAGCAACCCGGGTATCACCGTGTATTCAGGCAGATCGGACCTGCGCGAAGCGCTCGAGTGCTTGCAATCTTCAGTTGCCGCACCGAGCGAGCCAGCTCCAGAAGTCGGAGCATCACCGGCAGCTGTCGCGCATGCGGTGTGTGTACTCTCAACCGCCGGACCGGCAAAGACGTGCGTGCTCCTTTTAGCTGGCGCCGCTGCACGTACTGCTGCAGTAGTTCACCCTAAATCGCACTTCTTGAGGCAGCGACACAATTGGATCGTTCCCAGCGTTAAGAGCGGCAGGTCAGAAAGCTTTCGCTCCAAAGATCTCAAGGGCTCGTTTCGTGTTCGAGCGGTCGAAACGGGTTTTGACGGCGCCTTCGGGTGCCTCCCTTTTTCTTTTTTCAGCGCGGCGGAATCCGACTCGGTTGCAGTCGTTCTGTCAAACGTCCGAAGCTCGAACATCGAGTGAACCGGCGGGGTAACGGCGGTGCTTTGTATCGGCATCTTCGTGCCGTTGTGGTCGGTCATCTCATTCTTTGGATCCTTCGAAGATTCGTGCTTGCTGCTTGCCGTGTAGATTTGAGGACGAATCAGCCGGTGATGCGGGGGTGGACTCTTTGGAGAAGGTGCACTCCAATGTGGGCGCCGTAACGTTCCGCCAGCAAAGATTCATGGGCAGATGAGCACATTGACGGCGAACGACTTTTTATGCGTCGGGTGGATAACGTCGCTTTACAAAGCGACATGTAGGCCGCCTACTTCTCGTTAGGCCGCACAGAAGGTAAGCCGCGACCAGACCATCCGAGCCAAGTCATGCAGATCGAGCACAAGACAACCGTACTTGCTCCGCCAAGCGTCCTGTTCCACATCTACGAGGATGTCTCCAATTGGCACGTCTGGGATCCAGACACCAAACGCGCATTCCTGGATGGTCCGCTCCAGGTCGGTGCCAGAGGGAAGCTCACTCCGACCAAAGGCAATACGGTTCCGATGCGGGTCACTGAGGTCACCCGTGATCGATCATTCACCGTCGAGTCAAAGATTCCACTGTTTCGCATGCTCTTCGAGCACGAGCTCACGCCTACAAACGGCGGAACTGAGGTCGTTCACAGGGTCACCCTCTCGGGGCCTCTCCTGATTATCCTCGGCCGCATGCTCGGCAAGCAGATAGATTCAGGTCTGCCCGTCACCCTGAAGAAACTCAAGCAGTTGGCCGAGGCGCGCAGTGCGGCCTAACCCTTCCATCGAGAGGACGTCGTCCGGCAAGCCGGGCGCCGCCTCTCATGTCAAACGTTAGGCGCCTCAAGAGCTATGACTACACCTGAATCCATCCACCGCCTGTTGACAGTGGCCACCTCACTCATCGATCAAGCGGCAGGCGAGATTCGCGATTCGAAGCTTGAACCGGTGCGCGAGAACATTGAGCACATCGGGAGAGCTATCGCCGAATTGTTCGAGATCCAACAACAGATCTATCGGCTGCAGCCGGATCTGATGCCGGACTACCTAAAACAACCATCCGAGTATTCGGAGGCGAATCGACTGCTCACTGAGTACATGTACAACGCATCCGAGTTCGAGATTGCCGGAAACCACGAACGAGCCATCCAAACACTCCAGGAATTTTTGGGCCTCGAATCCTCCGAGTTGCACAGAAATATCGCCGAAGGCGAGATAAAAAGGCTTCAGGGTGCAGCAGGCGCCTAACCCTTCCATCGAGAGGACGTCGCCCGGCAAGCCGGGCGCCGCCTCTCATGTCAAACGTTAGGCATCATGGAAAGCAACTCCTCAGGCCCAACGTCTGAGCATCTTGCGCGCCACTTTCTCTAGTTCAGTATCGACATGAATAGACTGTCTGCCTACGGCGCTTTCGCCGCCCTTCTTTGCTATGCGCACCTCGCAAACGGGCAACTTCTCAAG
This genomic interval carries:
- a CDS encoding ABC transporter ATP-binding protein — protein: MSSTTNATPVLEVANVSKRFGGLQALSDVGIRIEPGQVYGLIGPNGAGKTTFFNVITGLYTPDSGSFKLGGQPYKPTAVHEVAKAGIARTFQNIRLFADMTALENVMVGRHVRTASGLIGAVFRTGGFKAEEHAIATRAQELLDYVGIGKYAEFKARTLSYGDQRRLEIARALATDPKLIALDEPAAGMNATEKVVLRELIDRIRKDGRTILLIEHDVKLVMGLCDRVTVLDYGKQIAEGSPADVQRNEKVIEAYLGQAA
- a CDS encoding ABC transporter ATP-binding protein, giving the protein MATDSLLKVSNLKVAYGGIEAVKTVSFDVHAGELVCLIGSNGAGKSTTLKALTGLQPALQGDIEFLGQSTRGQASWDLARKGLVMVPEGRGTFTRMTVSENLMMGAFTRDDVAGIKADIEKVYGLFPKLAARRDQLAGTMSGGEQQMLAMGRALMAQPRLLLLDEPSMGLSPVMVDMIFHLIERVHRDGVTVLLVEQNAGRALEMADRGYVMESGEITLQGSAKTLASDERVRAAYLGC
- a CDS encoding branched-chain amino acid ABC transporter substrate-binding protein, whose translation is MNRCVSKIAIGAATLCSGVVGAQEIVKIGHVAPTSGAIAHLGKDNEYGARMAIEELNAKGISIGGKAVKFELMAEDDAGDPKQGTAAAQKLVDSKVSGVVGHLNSGTSIPASKVYSDAGIPQISPSATNPKYTRQGFKTTFRVVADDVHLGGTLGRYAVKDLNGKSIAVIDDRTAYGQGVAEEFEKAVVAAGGKISARQFTTDKATDFSAILTAIRSSKPDVVFYGGMDAVAGPMIRQAKQLGIKAKFVGGDGICSGELPKLAGGAMADGQVVCAEAGGVEGQQKQGLEAFKARFKAKFNTDVQVYAPYVYDSINVMVAAMVKAGSSDPAKYLPELAKTSDFKGVTGTISFDAKGDVKNGALTLYTYKGGKREAIAVVR
- a CDS encoding porin; translation: MENKLLLVCVVSGLATLSSGTLAQSSVSVYGRLNVTVESQKNGANDAVWVEQNNSSRIGFKGTEDLGGGLRAGFQIEHGFSPDTGVAAGTFWGRQSEVNLGGSFGLLRVGNFTSEAYFATADYISNHNHDTGTSADALYAYLGRSGNKLAYRLPSVVQNLSIEGSVSLTEGAANAKRHYDVAVNHTLGGLQLGLGYESAGSVGATQSQIAVRGAYTAGPVTVGAYVQRDKNYLAVGSRNNVRVSGMYVLGSNEFHLNFGIAGDTGSLEDSGARQLTVGFNHNLSKRTKAYAFYTRKDDDGAGLYGDFKSLAIGLRHNF
- a CDS encoding Lrp/AsnC family transcriptional regulator, coding for MSKEVAVTDLDKADRQLLRLLQDDATLSNAALGERLSMTVTPCWRRRKRLEDQGFIKGYQANLDRRKLGFGVLAFAQVRFSDHAGKAADRFEELVQRLPEVLSCHKVTGEADFALTVLAADLESYGRFVEEVLRKQPGLATIQSSLALREIKAVSKIPV
- a CDS encoding histone deacetylase family protein — protein: MLTVFSTNHRLHHGVELKDGAIKLSFEEPLRADTVLDRVRSAGLGDVTAEHAYERSCYVAAHSERYVRFLETAWDQWSATGRSHDALPLVWPVNGLPSDEEPDHIDGKLGFFAMDAGAPIGVHTWHAVSSSANVALTGIDAVLNGATSAFALCRPPGHHAAREYAGGYCYLNNAAIAAERCVSRGARRVAILDVDFHHGNGTQDIFYQRADVLFASIHGDPKVSYPFFAGSSDELGSGPGYGFTVNYPMPWGTDWNHYQIALDSAIDRIARHRPDVLIVSLGVDTFKDDPISHFQLTTDDYLLMGKRIARARVPTLFVMEGGYMVDEIGLNAVNVLLGFEADV
- a CDS encoding ornithine cyclodeaminase, whose protein sequence is MTRFIDVPTMSRLVEDTGVAQFIGNLAEAIQEDFIRWHDFDKSARVANHSDIGVIELMPVSDAERYSFKYVNGHPSNTARGLYTVMAFGVLAEVDTGFPVLLSELTVATALRTCATSLMAARVLAKPGARRMALIGNGAQSEFQAVAFHSHLGIQEIVAYDVDQHATEKLIRNLSEFPSLKVTRASCTAEAVRGADIVTTVTADKTYATILTPDMIEPGMHINAVGGDCPGKTELHADVLRQARVFVEYEPQTRVEGDIQQLPADFPVVDLWRVLAGTEGGRQNADQVTIFDSVGFALEDYSTLRYVHSEATRRNLGVDVELVPWADDPKDLFRYTRFGRSRAALRRAA
- a CDS encoding SRPBCC family protein, with the protein product MQIEHKTTVLAPPSVLFHIYEDVSNWHVWDPDTKRAFLDGPLQVGARGKLTPTKGNTVPMRVTEVTRDRSFTVESKIPLFRMLFEHELTPTNGGTEVVHRVTLSGPLLIILGRMLGKQIDSGLPVTLKKLKQLAEARSAA